ggctataatgtTTGATAGAATATGGTATAATTAAACAAACTTTGTTGAATTGCATTCTTGataaaattatctttccattgatatataattttagatTATTACTCCAAAAGAAGCAGTGTTTTGGGCCTCcaaacctctgaaatacacttttctcCAAAAGGCTTCTGCAATTTTGAccactactgtatatcaaacaaagcaacattcaacgaCACATCAGAATctcataataaatatgttggttaatgacaaacaacacatataatgaacacacacccaactcccttcagttcttctccatttgttcctaaggctctaatccctttttgtttccaatgcagattgtgatgaaacggaaatcgagaacaaaggtgaccacgaCAAAATCCCCAGAAAGGAGAAGCCACACaaaaatttggagtgtggagaaagctgcagtcagagctcccattctacttcccatcaacaaaatgtcattggaaagaaactctatcagtgcatggaatgtggaaagcgcttcagtcagagctcccatctcaattcccatcaaagaattcacacaggagagaaaccctatcagtgtgtggaatgtggaaagagcttcagtcagaaatcccatctcacttaccatcaaagaattcatacaggggagaaaccctatcagtgtgtggaatgtggaaagagcttcactgatagctcctctctcacttcccatcaaagaattcatacaggggagaaaccctatcagtgtgtggaatgtggaaagagcttcactgatagctcctctctcacttcccatcaaagaatacatacaggggagaaaccctatcagtgtgtggaatgtggaaagagcttcactgatagctcctctctcacttcccatcaaagaattcatacaggggagaaaccctatcagtgtgtggaatgtggaaagagcttcagtcagagctcctctctcacttcccatcaaagaattcataaaggggagaaaccctatcagtgtgtggaatgtggaaagagcttcagtcatagctcctctctcacttcccatcaaagaattcatacaggggagaaaccctatcagtgtgtggaatgtggaaagagcttcactggtagctcctctctcacttcccatcaaagaattcatacaggggagaaaccctatcagtgtgtggaatgtggaaagagcttcactcatagctcctctctcacttcccatcaaagaattcatacagggcagaaaccctatcagtgtgtggaatgtggacaGAGTTTCAGTCAGAaatcccatctcacttcccatcaaagaattcatacaggggagaaaccctatcagtgtgtggaatgtggaaagagcttcactgatagctcctctctcacctcccatcaaagaattcatacaggggagaagccctatcagtgtgtggaatgtggaaagagcttcagtaagagctgCTCTCTCacgtcccatcaaagaattcatacaggggagaaaccctatcagtgtgtggaatgtggaaagaggttcagtcagagctccaagctcacttcccatcaaagaattcatacaggggagaagccctatcagtgtgtggaatgtcgaaagagcttcaggaagagctcctctctcacgtctcatcaaagaattcatacaggggagaaaccctatcagtgtgtggaatgtggaaagagcttcactgatagctcctctctcacctcccatcaaagaattcatacaggggagaaaccctatcagtgcatggaatgtggaaagagcttcagtcagagctccaagctcacttcccatcaaagaattcatacaggggagaaaccctatcagtgcatggaatgtggaaagagcttcagtcagagctcccatctcacttaccatcaaagaattcatacaggggagaaaccctatcagtgtgtagaatgtggaaagagcttcagtcagagctcccatctcacttcccatcaaagaattcatacaggggagaaaccctatcagtgtgtggaatgtggaaagagcttcaatcagaaatacagtctcacttcccataaaataATCCATACAAAGTTCGGAAAAAACATTATACAGCTTTTGGAGCCTGGCTAATCCGCATCTTTATAACCAGGCCTCTTTATAACCGCATCTTTATAACCAGTGGGTGTTGGGAATAGGTGCCAACTATTAAAGGCctggggtctttgcccccccaataaaatatttgaggagaacTTCCAATTGGCCGCCCGATTTATGGCGGATGGAAGCTCTTTCCGCTGAAAGAGCCCCGGCACTTTCAAGATTGGGGTGATCGTGAGAGCGTCGCGGAACCCCGAAAAATACCTCAGATTGAGCATTCTGAGAACCTGGTGTTTCGGCGGGTACCCTTAGCAACCCCCCTGCTCCCCAGTAAGCGCTAGTAAGAGCTCCGAGAGCG
The sequence above is a segment of the Podarcis muralis chromosome 4, rPodMur119.hap1.1, whole genome shotgun sequence genome. Coding sequences within it:
- the LOC144324912 gene encoding uncharacterized protein LOC144324912, with translation MGAEGKQRLWNQIRVQCALKMLLFVSRTRSGRCWILEDVMEENRGIVASLDCDETEIENKGDHDKIPRKEKPHKNLECGESCSQSSHSTSHQQNVIGKKLYQCMECGKRFSQSSHLNSHQRIHTGEKPYQCVECGKSFSQKSHLTYHQRIHTGEKPYQCVECGKSFTDSSSLTSHQRIHTGEKPYQCVECGKSFTDSSSLTSHQRIHTGEKPYQCVECGKSFTDSSSLTSHQRIHTGEKPYQCVECGKSFSQSSSLTSHQRIHKGEKPYQCVECGKSFSHSSSLTSHQRIHTGEKPYQCVECGKSFTGSSSLTSHQRIHTGEKPYQCVECGKSFTHSSSLTSHQRIHTGQKPYQCVECGQSFSQKSHLTSHQRIHTGEKPYQCVECGKSFTDSSSLTSHQRIHTGEKPYQCVECGKSFSKSCSLTSHQRIHTGEKPYQCVECGKRFSQSSKLTSHQRIHTGEKPYQCVECRKSFRKSSSLTSHQRIHTGEKPYQCVECGKSFTDSSSLTSHQRIHTGEKPYQCMECGKSFSQSSKLTSHQRIHTGEKPYQCMECGKSFSQSSHLTYHQRIHTGEKPYQCVECGKSFSQSSHLTSHQRIHTGEKPYQCVECGKSFNQKYSLTSHKIIHTKFGKNIIQLLEPG